In Macadamia integrifolia cultivar HAES 741 chromosome 12, SCU_Mint_v3, whole genome shotgun sequence, the following are encoded in one genomic region:
- the LOC122057545 gene encoding uncharacterized protein LOC122057545 yields the protein MSGSTNEASSEGLDLNSEAVPLVEEVVSVVRVTESTTVALSLSVAETLAEQGSNLEGETAEAGLSVEGQNLLETFAEGADVREGGMGTHAISSMEERVVVEEAADVGLIKEDSERETKEFVDAVADIVVRGEPELALTLKVSASDAQELRDRGEVTEAESSVTITELTVEGTHVVSGEKTVELENSEVSNTKGDVLEPKYLDENLSFSEKNEGLEVEGVKKSNEANGVRDSDASVGLGSLSNGEHGTTLSAADTDVSPPEDGKQELISQVVEALSDQVITEDIDEPEPSVSCALPSAVVQVNYTQVIGSLGPQPDQSEVADVQVAAVCSSNHEEHRMGAPSPQLDSSPLAENQSMEVEDETTAEGGCRKLDESQFESQSQPVPINFDVGSLVENSDNHTGTNVNNKIVEEVLNQSMEVEVETAAAGGCCKLDVSQFESQSHPISIDSDVGSLVENSDNHPGTNVNENTIEEVLNEDVRTKVEESGAHGTESATDVNKNTVEEVLNEDERTKGEESGAHATHPGADGKQRIFGEVFKEDGGTDVEEMGDNVTNPETDGIQNTISEVFKEEGSGFKEMLDGKRKIASDVSKEDEGTGLKEMSDDVTHLGRDGNQKTADKVVGKDERTEISEVGDGVTCLGTDGNQKPVNDVFQNDDGIDMKDENQMFLHDSPKEDEGSETKEVGDDVTCLGSDGHQKKVEEVPMEDGAEVTEREDDVKFFASDCLDENVTKNIGGVDSRVNQKIETSEELATTLSSGTASGNDNQVFYGLEAEKEGVFSVSDLVWGKVKSHPWWPGQIFDTLDASEQAMKYRKKDSFLVAYFGDRTFAWNEASLLKPFRTHFSQMEKQSNLESFRKAVNCALDEIARRVELGLVCSCTSEEVNAKIGSQMIENTGIREESSRREGTDKALSLSSFKPEMLVEYIRSLALSPLGGVDRLELVIAQAQLLALCRSRGYPCLPKFQLCGGLVENETDSSILLERKHSKETDHDAVAISENEDQVLSGKGKVKNQDGSSRKRKQTSANGAHHRKKERSLSELMAAKKIFSTDDGNESVEGASFKPVSSSSGKKRKPGDSFPCDPVIQNRKRNISLSGAADADSAQPKQSFKVGESICRVASLLTRSPPILKCSSERLRKGVAKVDQISERSTWVGGDVSSKTPEQRRKIVSQTEHSSPDEMLAQLCLAARDPMKGYSFLTTIISFFSEFRNSVCLDHKSSWKHKMSSEKVGGKKKRSANPNTDSTESYTFDDMQDSYWTDRIVQIGAEEEPLDKSRKKRGRPRKKMSMLTNGADNSHQWSPVLDIVQRHPDDNAEQPVEKSYELPVDIPEGSVGSNSKDYNSPAALILSFSESDADCIPSEKKLNSLFRHFGPLKESEAEVLKTSNCARVVFKRRTDAEVALSSAGKFNIFGPMLVSYSLMYLPSAPAKIPSLASSLGMEDMAPQGTEDIVPQQLEYMAPQGMEGMTAQHIEDEAPQGMEDMAPEGTEDMAQHIEDVAPQDIEDMPPQGTEDMAPRHIEDMAQEGIEDVAPLGMEDLAPQDTEDITQNIEDVAPQDIEDMTPQQIENMAAEGIADMAPESTEVMAPQHIEDLVPEGAEDMARQGTEDVAPQGMDDVAPQSTEDMAHHIEYVAPQDMEDMAPQGTEDMALQHIEDMAPEGMEDIAPECMKDMAAEHIKDVAQERMEDMAPEGTEDMEPHYEEDVAPQQLVDMAPA from the coding sequence ATGTCTGGCTCAACGAATGAGGCTTCCTCTGAAGGTCTCGACTTGAACTCGGAAGCCGTTCCTCTAGTAGAAGAGGTTGTTTCTGTGGTTAGGGTTACAGAATCAACTACGGTTGCCCTTAGTTTGTCTGTAGCTGAAACCCTAGCGGAGCAGGGTTCTAATCTTGAAGGAGAAACCGCCGAGGCTGGGTTATCTGTTGAAGGGCAGAATCTGCTGGAAACATTTGCAGAGGGTGCTGATGTTCGTGAGGGTGGTATGGGTACCCATGCAATTAGTTCAATGGAAGAACGAGTAGTAGTAGAAGAAGCTGCTGATGTTGGTTTGATCAAGGAGGATTCGGAGAGAGAGACCAAGGAATTTGTAGATGCTGTTGCTGATATCGTAGTAAGAGGTGAACCTGAATTGGCGTTAACGCTGAAAGTCTCTGCTTCTGACGCTCAAGAATTGAGAGACAGGGGTGAAGTTACAGAAGCGGAGAGTTCTGTGACGATCACTGAGTTGACTGTTGAGGGAACTCACGTTGTGTCCGGAGAGAAAACTGTTGAATTGGAAAATTCTGAGGTTTCAAATACCAAAGGCGATGTTCTGGAGCCGAAGTATTTGGATGAGAATCTATCTTTTTCGGAGAAAAATGAAGGATTGGAGGTTGAGGGGGTAAAGAAAAGCAACGAAGCTAATGGTGTTAGAGATTCGGATGCTTCTGTAGGTCTTGGTTCTCTTTCAAATGGTGAACATGGTACCACTTTAAGCGCAGCTGATACTGACGTAAGTCCTCCTGAAGATGGGAAACAGGAGCTAATTTCTCAAGTAGTTGAAGCACTTTCTGACCAGGTAATCACCGAGGATATTGATGAACCAGAACCTTCAGTTTCTTGTGCTTTGCCATCTGCAGTGGTGCAGGTTAATTATACTCAAGTTATTGGATCATTAGGTCCTCAGCCGGACCAGAGTGAGGTTGCAGATGTTCAAGTTGCAGCTGTTTGCAGTTCTAATCATGAGGAACACAGGATGGGCGCGCCTTCTCCTCAGCTGGACTCTTCTCCTTTGGCAGAGAACCAATCGATGGAGGTTGAAGATGAAACAACTGCAGAAGGTGGGTGTCGCAAGCTGGATGAGAGTCAATTTGAATCTCAATCTCAGCCAGTTCCCATTAATTTTGATGTGGGTAGTTTAGTTGAAAATTCGGATAATCATACTGGCACAAATGTAAATAATAAGATTGTAGAGGAGGTTTTGAACCAATCGATGGAGGTCGAAGTTGAAACAGCTGCAGCAGGTGGGTGTTGCAAGCTGGATGTGAGCCAATTTGAATCTCAATCTCATCCAATTTCCATTGACTCTGATGTGGGTAGTTTAGTTGAAAATTCAGATAATCATCCTGGCACGAATGTGAATGAGAACACCATAGAGGAGGTTTTGAATGAAGATGTACGAACCAAGGTTGAAGAGAGTGGGGCCCATGGTACTGAGTCTGCCACAGATGTGAATAAGAACACTGTAGAGGAGGTTCTGAATGAAGATGAACGAACCAAGGGTGAAGAGAGTGGGGCCCATGCTACGCATCCTGGCGCAGATGGAAAACAGAGGATTTTCGGTGAGGTTTTCAAGGAAGATGGAGGGACTGATGTTGAAGAAATGGGAGACAATGTTACTAATCCAGAGACAGATGGAATCCAGAATACCATTAGTGAGGTTTTCAAGGAGGAAGGAAGTGGGTTTAAAGAGATGCTGGACGGTAAGAGAAAAATTGCCAGTGATGTTtccaaagaagatgaaggaactGGGCTTAAAGAGATGTCAGATGATGTCACACATCTGGGCAGAGATGGAAACCAGAAGACAGCTGATAAGGTTGTCGGAAAAGATGAAAGAACTGAGATTAGTGAGGTGGGGGATGGTGTTACGTGTCTGGGCACAGATGGAAACCAGAAGCCTGTTAATGATGTTTTCCAGAATGATGATGGAATCGATATGAAGGATGAGAACCAGATGTTCCTTCATGATTCTCCGAAGGAAGATGAAGGAAGTGAGACTAAAGAGGTGGGAGATGATGTCACTTGTCTAGGCAGTGATGGACACCAGAAGAAAGTAGAAGAGGTTCCGATGGAAGATGGAGCCGAGGTTACAGAGAGAGAAGATGATGTTAAATTTTTTGCATCAGACTGCTTGGATGAGAACGTCACAAAAAATATTGGTGGGGTTGATTCACGTGTAAATCAGAAGATAGAAACTTCAGAAGAGCTTGCAACTACTTTGAGCTCTGGAACTGCATCTGGAAATGATAACCAGGTTTTTTATGGCCTGGAAGCAGAAAAAGAAGGTGTGTTTTCAGTTTCTGATTTAGTCTGGGGTAAGGTGAAGAGTCATCCCTGGTGGCCTGGACAGATATTTGATACATTAGATGCATCAGAGCAGGCGATGAAATATCGAAAGAAGGACAGCTTTTTGGTTGCTTATTTTGGCGATCGAACATTTGCTTGGAATGAAGCATCACTGCTAAAGCCCTTTAGAACTCATTTTTCACAGATGGAGAAGCAGAGCAATTTGGAGTCATTTCGTAAAGCAGTTAATTGTGCATTGGATGAAATTGCTAGACGAGTAGAGCTGGGGCTAGTCTGCTCTTGCACTTCAGAAGAAGTCAATGCAAAGATTGGATCACAAATGATTGAGAACACTGGAATCCGGGAAGAATCAAGCAGGAGAGAAGGCACAGACAAAGCCCTTAGTTTGAGTTCTTTCAAACCAGAGATGCTTGTTGAATATATCAGATCATTAGCACTGTCTCCATTGGGTGGAGTTGATAGGCTGGAACTTGTCATAGCTCAGGCTCAACTACTGGCCTTGTGTCGGTCAAGGGGATACCCTTGTTTGCCTAAATTCCAGTTGTGTGGTGGTTTGGTGGAGAATGAAACCGACAGTTCAATCTTGTTAGAAAGAAAGCATTCAAAAGAAACCGATCATGATGCGGTAGCTATATCTGAGAATGAAGATCAGGTACTCTCTGGGAAAGGTAAAGTGAAGAATCAAGATGGCTCTTCTCGTAAGCGTAAACAGACCTCAGCGAATGGTGCACAtcataggaaaaaagaaagaagtttaTCAGAGTTGATGGCTGCCAAGAAGATTTTCTCAACTGATGATGGAAATGAGTCTGTTGAAGGGGCTTCCTTTAAGCCAGTTTCATCATCATCTGGAAAGAAACGTAAGCCAGGCGATTCCTTTCCTTGTGACCCAGTCattcaaaataggaaaagaaatatTTCATTATCAGGAGCTGCTGATGCTGATTCTGCTCAGCCCAAGCAATCTTTTAAAGTCGGCGAATCCATCTGTAGAGTTGCGAGTCTACTCACTCGATCTCCTCCGATCCTCAAGTGTAGCAGTGAAAGGCTCCGTAAAGGCGTAGCTAAGGTGGATCAGATCAGTGAAAGATCTACTTGGGTTGGTGGTGATGTTTCTTCAAAAACTCCCGAACAAAGGAGAAAGATAGTCAGTCAAACAGAGCACTCCTCGCCTGATGAAATGCTGGCCCAACTTTGCTTGGCTGCACGAGACCCAATGAAAGGGTACAGTTTTCTGACTACCATAATTAGTTTCTTCTCTGAATTCAGGAATTCTGTTTGCCTTGATCATAAAAGTTCTTGGAAGCACAAAATGTCTTCAGAGAAAGTTGGtggtaaaaagaaaagatcaGCCAACCCTAACACCGACTCCACCGAATCATATACTTTTGACGACATGCAAGACTCTTACTGGACTGACAGGATTGTCCAAATTGGTGCTGAAGAAGAACCATTGGACAAAAgcaggaagaaaagaggaaggccGAGGAAAAAGATGTCTATGCTGACCAATGGAGCTGACAATTCTCATCAGTGGAGTCCTGTATTGGACATTGTGCAGCGACATCCTGATGACAATGCTGAACAGCCAGTTGAAAAATCTTATGAACTGCCAGTTGACATTCCAGAGGGCAGCGTGGGTTCAAATTCCAAGGATTACAACTCACCAGCAGCGCTAATATTAAGCTTCTCTGAGTCTGATGCAGATTGTATTCCTTCAGAAAAAAAACTGAATAGTCTATTTAGACACTTTGGGCCATTGAAAGAATCAGAAGCAGAAGTGCTGAAGACAAGCAACTGTGCTAGAGTGGTCTTCAAGAGGCGTACTGATGCAGAAGTCGCTCTCAGTAGTGCAGGGAAATTCAACATTTTTGGACCAATGCTTGTCAGCTACAGCCTGATGTATTTGCCGTCAGCACCAGCAAAAATTCCATCCTTGGCTTCATCACTAGGCATGGAAGATATGGCACCACAAGGCACAGAAGATATTGTACCACAGCAATTAGAATATATGGCACCCCAAGGCATGGAAGGTATGACAGCACAACACATAGAAGATGAGGCACCACAAGGTATGGAAGACATGGCTCCCGAAGGCACAGAAGATATGGCACAGCACATAGAAGATGTGGCACCACAAGACATTGAAGATATGCCACCACAAGGCACAGAAGATATGGCACCACGGCACATAGAAGATATGGCACAAGAAGGCATAGAAGATGTAGCACCACTGGGTATGGAAGATTTGGCCCCACAAGACACGGAAGATATAACACAGAACATAGAAGATGTGGCACCCCAAGACATAGAAGATATGACCCCACAACAGATAGAAAATATGGCAGCAGAAGGCATAGCAGATATGGCACCAGAAAGCACGGAAGTTATGGCACCACAGCACATAGAAGATCTGGTACCAGAAGGCGCAGAAGATATGGCACGACAGGGTACAGAAGATGTGGCACCACAGGGTATGGATGATGTGGCACCACAAAGCACAGAAGATATGGCACATCACATAGAATATGTGGCACCACAAGATATGGAAGATATGGCACCACAAGGCACAGAAGATATGGCACTACAGCACATAGAAGATATGGCACCAGAAGGCATGGAAGATATTGCACCAGAATGCATGAAAGATATGGCAGCGGAGCACATAAAAGATGTGGCACAAGAACGTATGGAAGATATGGCGCCAGAAGGCACAGAAGATATGGAACCACATTACGAAGAAGATGTGGCACCACAACAGCTAGTAGATATGGCACCTGCATGA